One Paenibacillus sp. FSL W8-0186 genomic window carries:
- a CDS encoding glycoside hydrolase family 43 protein, which yields MRYRKLLLSVICSVVILGSAVGTALAAHWNLTGDVAVHDPSIIKEGSAWYTFSTGQGIQVLRSDNGTNWYRVPQIFLSPPSWWKTYVPNMTTNDVWAPDVQLYNGRVWLYYSISTFGKNTSAIGLASATSVGAGSWRDDGLVIKSDPSVDYNAIDPNLVIDASGNPWLAFGSWFSGIKITKLDKTTMKPTGSLYSIAKRSNGIEGVSIVYRNGYYYMFASIDNCCQGSNSNYKIVVGRSASITGPYKDKSGVDMMNGGGTVFDAGNTRWAGPGGQHVYNNVIARHAYDRNDNGNPKLLISDLNWDSSGWPTY from the coding sequence ATGCGTTATCGGAAATTGCTTTTATCGGTCATCTGCAGTGTCGTTATCCTGGGATCAGCCGTCGGAACAGCCCTGGCGGCGCATTGGAACTTGACCGGCGATGTCGCCGTTCATGATCCATCCATCATCAAGGAAGGATCGGCCTGGTATACGTTCTCGACGGGACAGGGCATCCAAGTACTGAGGTCGGATAACGGCACCAATTGGTACCGTGTTCCCCAAATTTTCCTGAGCCCGCCTTCCTGGTGGAAAACCTATGTGCCGAATATGACCACAAACGATGTGTGGGCACCGGATGTTCAGCTGTACAATGGCCGGGTTTGGCTATATTACTCGATCTCCACCTTCGGCAAGAACACCTCAGCGATCGGCCTCGCTTCAGCGACGAGTGTAGGCGCGGGCAGCTGGCGGGATGACGGGCTGGTCATTAAATCAGACCCTTCGGTGGACTATAACGCGATTGACCCGAATCTCGTCATTGACGCCTCCGGCAATCCTTGGCTGGCCTTCGGCTCCTGGTTCAGCGGCATCAAAATCACGAAGCTGGACAAAACGACGATGAAGCCGACAGGCAGTCTCTATTCGATCGCTAAGCGAAGCAACGGCATCGAGGGCGTGTCCATCGTTTACCGCAACGGCTATTATTACATGTTCGCCTCCATTGATAATTGCTGCCAGGGATCGAACAGCAACTATAAAATCGTCGTCGGAAGATCGGCGAGTATCACCGGGCCTTATAAGGATAAGAGCGGGGTGGACATGATGAACGGCGGGGGAACGGTATTCGATGCAGGTAATACACGCTGGGCCGGCCCAGGCGGTCAGCATGTGTACAATAACGTCATCGCAAGACATGCCTATGACCGGAACGACAACGGCAACCCAAAGCTGCTTATCAGTGATTTGAACTGGGATTCCAGCGGCTGGCCGACGTATTAA